From Budorcas taxicolor isolate Tak-1 chromosome 19, Takin1.1, whole genome shotgun sequence, the proteins below share one genomic window:
- the GJC1 gene encoding gap junction gamma-1 protein has translation MSWSFLTRLLEEIHNHSTFVGKIWLTVLIVFRIVLTAVGGESIYYDEQSKFVCNTEQPGCENVCYDAFAPLSHVRFWVFQIILVATPSVMYLGYAIHKIAKMEHGDADKKAARSKPYAMRWKQHRALEETEEDHEEDPMMYPEMELESEKENKDQNQSKPKHDGRRRIREDGLMKIYVLQLLARTVFEVGFLVGQYFLYGFQVHPFYVCSRLPCPHKIDCFISRPTEKTIFLLIMYGVTGLCLLLNIWEMLHLGFGTIRDSLNSKRRELEDPGAYNYPFTWNTPSAPPGYNIAVKPDQIQYTELSNAKIAYKQNKANIAQEQQYGSHEDSLPPDLETLQREIRMAQERLDLAIQAYNHQNNPHGSREKKAKVGSKAGSNKSSASSKSGDGKTSVWI, from the coding sequence ATGAGTTGGAGCTTCCTCACTCGCCTGCTGGAGGAGATCCACAACCACTCCACATTTGTAGGGAAGATCTGGCTCACGGTATTGATCGTCTTCCGGATCGTTCTTACAGCTGTAGGAGGAGAATCCATCTATTACGACGAGCAAAGCAAATTTGTGTGCAACACAGAGCAGCCGGGCTGCGAGAACGTCTGCTATGACGCCTTTGCACCGCTCTCTCACGTGCGCTTCTGGGTGTTCCAGATCATCCTGGTGGCCACCCCCTCGGTCATGTACCTGGGCTATGCCATTCATAAGATCGCCAAGATGGAGCACGGCGACGCAGACAAGAAGGCCGCTCGCAGCAAGCCCTATGCAATGCGCTGGAAACAGCACCGGGCTCTGGAAGAAACGGAAGAGGACCATGAAGAGGATCCCATGATGTATCCAGAAATGGAATtagaaagtgagaaagaaaataaagatcagaaCCAATCTAAACCTAAGCATGATGGCCGGCGGCGGATTCGGGAGGATGGGCTCATGAAGATCtatgtgctgcagctgctggcaAGGACCGTGTTCGAGGTGGGTTTCCTGGTTGGGCAGTATTTCCTGTATGGCTTCCAAGTCCACCCATTTTATGTGTGCAGCAGACTCCCTTGCCCTCATAAGATAGACTGCTTTATTTCTAGACCCACTGAAAAGACCATCTTTCTTCTGATAATGTATGGTGTTACAGGCCTTTGCCTATTGCTTAACATTTGGGAGATGCTTCATTTAGGATTTGGGACAATTCGAGACTCACTAAACAGTAAAAGGAGGGAACTGGAAGATCCGGGTGCTTATAATTATCCTTTCACTTGGAATACGCCATCTGCTCCCCCTGGCTATAACATTGCCGTCAAACCAGATCAAATCCAGTACACCGAACTGTCCAACGCTAAGATTGCCTACAAGCAAAACAAGGCCAACATCGCCCAGGAACAGCAGTACGGCAGCCATGAGGACAGCCTCCCACCCGACCTGGAGACTCTGCAGAGGGAAATCAGAATGGCTCAGGAACGCCTGGATCTGGCCATCCAGGCCTACAATCACCAAAATAACCCCCACGGTTCCCgggaaaaaaaagccaaagtGGGGTCCAAAGCTGGGTCCAACAAAAGCAGTGCTAGTAGCAAATCAGGGGATGGGAAGACCTCCGTCTGGATTTAA